The Pseudoxanthomonas sp. SL93 genome segment CGGCGTCGCGCTGCAGCACCATGTGGTCCTGGAACAACGCATGCAGCAGCTCGTCTTCGGATTCCCCGGCATGGGCGACGGGTGCACCCATCACCAGCATGGCGACTGCCAGCACGAACCCGGTGATGCAGGGTGCCTTCATCGGCCGTCCCCCGGGGCATGCGGGAACTGCAGCGCTTCGTAATACGCCAACGGGTGCGGCGGCGGCGCCTGGCCCTCCGGCAGCGGGCGGCGCGCGAACGTCTGGAAGTACGCGATGCTGGCGTCACGCCACCACTGCGCTTCCTTTTCCTGGATGCCCAGGAAGGCCGCCACCTGCGCGTGCCGCGGCGCATCGACATGCGACGACACCCCGCCCCACGTGGACCGCATGCCGCGCACGTAGTCCACGCCGCGGGCGTAGCGCATCACCAGTTCGTCCCACAACGGCCGGCCCGATGCCATCGGATGATCCCAGGGCACGTGGTGGAACCACAGGAGGAATTCCTCCGGCACGCGTGCGACATCGCCGAACTGGCGCGCCACCGGCGGGAAATACTGCGCCAGCGCGTTGCTCCCCGTGGCGGAACGGTCGAAGCCGATGCCGTCCTGGTCGGCCCGGTGGTAGTACACCGATGTCCAGTCGGCGCGCGGACCGCCCTGCACCCACGGGCCCGGACCGTAGTGATGACCGCGTCCCATCAGGTGGTGCAGGCCCAGCGGCGTCATGTAGTCCACGGCGGCCTGGCGCGAGCCCATCATCATCTCCACGACGGGTGCCACCAGGCGATCGTCGTTGGCGAAGGTCATGCGTACCCACTCATCGGCGATGCCCCGCGCGGTCAGAGACGGATTCCAGGCAAGCCGGCCGTACACGTACCAGTTGGCCTGGTCGAAGTGCGACCCGCTCCAGTTGCGGTCCGCGCCGATGTTCGCCACGCCGGCCATGCCGCTGAGCGCGTGCCCCTCGAGCGTGCCGTCGATGACCTTCCTGACCGTGGAGCCCGTGCCACGCGCATGCGTATCCGCGGCGAGTACCTCTTCGTACATCGGACCCAGGTAGACCAGATGGGTGGCGAAGCCGAGGTATTCCTTGGTGATCTGCAGTTCCAGCATGAGCGGCGTACGCGGCATGGCGCCGAACAGCGGATGGAACGGCTCGCGCGGCTGGAAATCGACGGGGCCGTTCTTCACCTGGACCAGGACGTTGTCGCGGAACTTGCCGTCGTGGGGCACGAATTCCGTATACGCCTGCTTGGCGCGATCGTCGGGTTCCTCATGCGAGTAGACGAACGCACGCCACATCACCGTGCCACCGTGCGGTGCCAGCGCCTCCGCCAGCATGTTCGCCCCATCGACGTGGGTTCTTCCGTAGTCCTGTGGACCCGGCTGGCCTTCGGAATTCGCCTTCACCAGGAAGCCGCCGAAATCCGGAATCGCGCGGTA includes the following:
- a CDS encoding alpha-glucuronidase family glycosyl hydrolase gives rise to the protein MLVLGGLLCMQAAGARAEDGYDLWLRYAPAAPASVEHYRSRTTQLVMPAPSATLAAAHAELLRGLAGLTGRAPEAVAAITREGAVVAGTAASSPVVARLRLDTRPLGNEGYLIRSVRVDGQAATVITANTDVGVLYGSFHFLRLLQTGQAIDALDVRESPRVKLRVLNHWDNLDGYVERGYAGASIWDWHALPDYLDPRYTDYARANASLGINGTVLNNVNSHALSLTPMYLDKTRALASVLRPYGIRVYLSARFSAPMEIGGLQTADPLDPAVRRWWKDKADEIYRAIPDFGGFLVKANSEGQPGPQDYGRTHVDGANMLAEALAPHGGTVMWRAFVYSHEEPDDRAKQAYTEFVPHDGKFRDNVLVQVKNGPVDFQPREPFHPLFGAMPRTPLMLELQITKEYLGFATHLVYLGPMYEEVLAADTHARGTGSTVRKVIDGTLEGHALSGMAGVANIGADRNWSGSHFDQANWYVYGRLAWNPSLTARGIADEWVRMTFANDDRLVAPVVEMMMGSRQAAVDYMTPLGLHHLMGRGHHYGPGPWVQGGPRADWTSVYYHRADQDGIGFDRSATGSNALAQYFPPVARQFGDVARVPEEFLLWFHHVPWDHPMASGRPLWDELVMRYARGVDYVRGMRSTWGGVSSHVDAPRHAQVAAFLGIQEKEAQWWRDASIAYFQTFARRPLPEGQAPPPHPLAYYEALQFPHAPGDGR